One genomic segment of Hordeum vulgare subsp. vulgare chromosome 2H, MorexV3_pseudomolecules_assembly, whole genome shotgun sequence includes these proteins:
- the LOC123426226 gene encoding uncharacterized protein LOC123426226, whose amino-acid sequence MDAHGEVGDSSNGNDKDVAGGSAPIPGAVTYIAGVYFHLKNCSFSIVASWTCLAAPWTRLTVAWSVYHRRRLLALTRKEMKYWARHGRDGGVPSASACGSTSTAPSSDTRVSIICDECMVDSMEWPKITNYRVLTEKGTPVHVDAEHKSPRLAGLPYAHAHHMFVEILER is encoded by the exons ATGGATGCGCATGGTGAGGTTGGGGACAGCAGCAATGGCAACGACAAGGACGTCGCTGGTGGCTCTGCACCTATACCTGGAGCAG TCACATATATAGCAGG GGTATATTTTCACTTGAAAAATTGCTCCTTCTCCATCGTGGCCAGTTGGACTTGCCTCGCCGCTCCATGGACTCGTCTCACCGTCGCTTGGAGTGTCTACCACCGTCGCCGCCTGTTGGCCCTCACCAGGAAGGAGATGAAATATTGGGCCAGGCACGGCCGCGACGGAGGAGTGCCGTCGGCCAGCGCGTGCGGATCTACGTCCACGGCACCATCCTCGGATACAAGAG TTAGCATTATTTGTGATGAGTGCATGGTGGACTCCATGGAATGGCCTAAAATCACAAACTACAGAGTTCTAACTGAGAAGGGCACCCCTGTACACGTtg ATGCAGAACACAAGAGTCCAAGACTAGCAGGTTTGCCATACGCTCATGCCCATCATATGTTTGTTGAAATCCTCGAGAGATAG